A window of the Zeugodacus cucurbitae isolate PBARC_wt_2022May chromosome 2, idZeuCucr1.2, whole genome shotgun sequence genome harbors these coding sequences:
- the LOC128923114 gene encoding putative nuclease HARBI1 isoform X1, with the protein MNALQILCVNATYLCIKQLFGCQNIKMPKVSEKAKFIQLCEKSLVFDLLMLELFGKHDEIQRKKEDEIMEDFSFALAAAAYFRYGSTFVHHSVPKSPNFLIDVLPHLDENRFREIVRVSKTTFDFIIDLIKDDEVFNGPRSCKQFPIQIQLAVVMYRLGSCGEGATITKIASLFGISDGGVIQVMTNRVFDAIIKRKTQFLFWPDPVERRALVVQTLSELPHCVGYVDGTEIKLAEKPTVDCEAYFSRKHIYSLKAQCVCDHKLVIRHMVLGYPGSVHDARIYNNCELSTNATEMLTGSEWLAADSAYKLTSTLITPFRINATEGTLNQRILFNRTFSQYRIRIEHCFGLLKERFNSLKELKIQIKSDNSVKFACRWILVCAILHNIILKENDGGFDVDEESISENSEVDEPGDQNLPTVEGASKRLSLLSLMET; encoded by the exons ATGAACGCACTTCAAATTCTTTGTGTAAAtgccacttatttatgtattaaacagctgtttgggtgtcaaaatattaaaatgccgaaagttagcgaaaaagcaaaatttattcaactttgcgaaaaatcactagtatttgatttgttaatgttGGAGCTGTTTGGAAAACATGACG aaatccaacgcaaaaagGAAGATGAAATTATGGAAGACTTTAGCTTTGCATTGGCAGCTGCTGCATATTTTAGATATGGATCTACATTTGTTCATCATTCTGTCCCAAAATCACCCAActttttaatagatgtattaccGCATTTGGATGAAAACAGGTTTCGAGAAATTGTGCGAGTCAGCAAAACCACATTTGATTTTATCATTGATCTGATAAAGGATGACGAAGTGTTCAATGGTCCACGTTCATGTAAACAGTTTCCTATCCAAATTCAATTGGCTGTAGTAATGTACCGACTGGGTTCATGTGGAGAAGGAGcaacaattactaaaattgctagTTTGTTTGGTATTAGCGATGGTGGAGTAATACAG GTCATGACCAACAGGGTATTTGATGCAATTATTAAAAGGAAAACTCAGTTTCTGTTTTGGCCGGACCCTGTAGAGCGTAGAGCTTTAGTTGTTCAAACACTCAGTGAGCTACCACATTGTGTTGGCTACGTAGATGGAACGGAGATAAAATTGGCGGAAAAACCCACtgtagattgcgaagcatatttttctcgcaagcatatatattcacttaaggCTCAATGTGTGTGTGACCACAAACTAGTAATTCGTCATATGGTATTGGGGTATCCCGGTAGTGTTCACGACGCTAGGATATACAACAATTGCGAGCTATCCACAAACGCCACTGAAATGCTAACAGGATCAGAGTGGTTAGCTGCAGacagtgcatataaattaacttCGACCCTTATTACTCCTTTTAGAATAAACGCAACGGAAGGCACCTTGAATCAACGAATTCTGTTCAACAGAACGTTCAGCCAGTACCGAATAAGAATTGAGCATTGCTTTGGTTTATTGAAAGAACGTTTTAATAGCTTGAAAgaactcaaaattcaaataaagagtGATAATTCGGTAAAGTTTGCATGCCGGTGGATATTAGTTTGTgcgatattgcacaatattatattaaaagaaaacgacgGTGGTTTTGATGTTGACGAAGAAAGCATTAGTGAAAACAGTGAAGTCGACGAGCCTGGGGATCAAAACTTACCAACAGTTGAAGGTGCATCTAAGCGCCTTTCATTGTTATCACTAatggaaacttaa
- the LOC128923114 gene encoding putative nuclease HARBI1 isoform X2 — protein MISEIQRKKEDEIMEDFSFALAAAAYFRYGSTFVHHSVPKSPNFLIDVLPHLDENRFREIVRVSKTTFDFIIDLIKDDEVFNGPRSCKQFPIQIQLAVVMYRLGSCGEGATITKIASLFGISDGGVIQVMTNRVFDAIIKRKTQFLFWPDPVERRALVVQTLSELPHCVGYVDGTEIKLAEKPTVDCEAYFSRKHIYSLKAQCVCDHKLVIRHMVLGYPGSVHDARIYNNCELSTNATEMLTGSEWLAADSAYKLTSTLITPFRINATEGTLNQRILFNRTFSQYRIRIEHCFGLLKERFNSLKELKIQIKSDNSVKFACRWILVCAILHNIILKENDGGFDVDEESISENSEVDEPGDQNLPTVEGASKRLSLLSLMET, from the exons atgatttcagaaatccaacgcaaaaagGAAGATGAAATTATGGAAGACTTTAGCTTTGCATTGGCAGCTGCTGCATATTTTAGATATGGATCTACATTTGTTCATCATTCTGTCCCAAAATCACCCAActttttaatagatgtattaccGCATTTGGATGAAAACAGGTTTCGAGAAATTGTGCGAGTCAGCAAAACCACATTTGATTTTATCATTGATCTGATAAAGGATGACGAAGTGTTCAATGGTCCACGTTCATGTAAACAGTTTCCTATCCAAATTCAATTGGCTGTAGTAATGTACCGACTGGGTTCATGTGGAGAAGGAGcaacaattactaaaattgctagTTTGTTTGGTATTAGCGATGGTGGAGTAATACAG GTCATGACCAACAGGGTATTTGATGCAATTATTAAAAGGAAAACTCAGTTTCTGTTTTGGCCGGACCCTGTAGAGCGTAGAGCTTTAGTTGTTCAAACACTCAGTGAGCTACCACATTGTGTTGGCTACGTAGATGGAACGGAGATAAAATTGGCGGAAAAACCCACtgtagattgcgaagcatatttttctcgcaagcatatatattcacttaaggCTCAATGTGTGTGTGACCACAAACTAGTAATTCGTCATATGGTATTGGGGTATCCCGGTAGTGTTCACGACGCTAGGATATACAACAATTGCGAGCTATCCACAAACGCCACTGAAATGCTAACAGGATCAGAGTGGTTAGCTGCAGacagtgcatataaattaacttCGACCCTTATTACTCCTTTTAGAATAAACGCAACGGAAGGCACCTTGAATCAACGAATTCTGTTCAACAGAACGTTCAGCCAGTACCGAATAAGAATTGAGCATTGCTTTGGTTTATTGAAAGAACGTTTTAATAGCTTGAAAgaactcaaaattcaaataaagagtGATAATTCGGTAAAGTTTGCATGCCGGTGGATATTAGTTTGTgcgatattgcacaatattatattaaaagaaaacgacgGTGGTTTTGATGTTGACGAAGAAAGCATTAGTGAAAACAGTGAAGTCGACGAGCCTGGGGATCAAAACTTACCAACAGTTGAAGGTGCATCTAAGCGCCTTTCATTGTTATCACTAatggaaacttaa
- the LOC128923122 gene encoding uncharacterized protein LOC128923122, protein MNIIVKIKMEKDKKLKQKRLRLKPSHRWTESQSLQLLQAVSDAIKDSPESFEKPTSQRFYEKLQQNTPALQSVVCVAMKSKMRYLKALYVAAAAWKNKTGSGLLANGDESSVSAHVNKICPNFDLLEVIFGQRKNVNPGVIFESTDSIEVLADSPCADSSLNDTIDSYDLCALDCEDLVDPILPISISSDCSAAAAATSTPQSSLDFRSSTKKPKRKSEAPFNKLIFIQEKRLELEVKKIELEKEKEKNEVELKRIELNNQLEMKRIETESEKETKLEIEKLKLASEERIKMFEIELKLKSK, encoded by the exons ATGAatattattgtgaaaattaaaatggaaaag gataaaaagttaaagcaaaAGCGTCTACGGCTGAAACCGTCCCATCGCTGGACAGAGTCGCAGTCCCTGCAGCTGTTGCAAGCAGTATCCGACGCAATTAAAGATAGTCCAGAATCTTTTGAG AAACCGACCTCCCAAAGGTTTTacgaaaaattgcagcaaaataCACCGGCACTTCAATCTGTCGTTTGCGTagctatgaaaagcaaaatgaggTATCTCAAAGCGTTGTACGTTGCCGCGGCAGCCTGGAAAAACAAAACTGGGTCTGGACTACTCGCTAATGGTGACGAGTCAAGCGTATCAGCGCATGTCAACAAAATTTGTCCCAACTTTGACTTACTGGAAGTTATCTTCGGGCAACGCAAAAATGTAAATCCCGgagtaatttttgaaagcacTGACAGCATTGAAGTACTGGCTGATTCCCCTTGTGCTGATAGTTCGTTAAACGATACCATCGATTCCTACGACTTGTGTGCGCTCGATTGTGAGGATTTAGTTGACCCAATATTACCTATAAGTATAAGTAGCGATTGCAGTGCCGCCGCCGCGGCAACTTCTACACCACAAAGTTCGTTGGACTTTAgaagttcaacaaaaaaaccaaaaagaaagagtgaagccccgttcaataaattgatttttattcaggAGAAAAGGTTGGAATTAGAAGTTAAGAAAATAgaattagaaaaagaaaaagaaaagaatgaggtcgagttgaaaagaattgaactgaataatcaattagaaatgaaaagaattgaaactgaatcagaaaaagaaaccaaactggaaattgaaaaactgaaaCTTGCTAGTGAAGAAcgcattaaaatgtttgaaatagagttaaagttaaaatcaaaataa